Proteins co-encoded in one Salvia splendens isolate huo1 chromosome 4, SspV2, whole genome shotgun sequence genomic window:
- the LOC121798184 gene encoding AP-1 complex subunit gamma-2-like isoform X3: protein MNPFSSGTRLRDMIRAIRACKTAAEERAVVRKECASIRASISENDQDYMHRNLAKLMFIHMLGYPTHFGQMECLKLIASPGFPEKRIGYLGLMLLLDERQEVLMLVTNSIKQDLNHTNQYIVGLALCALGNICSAEMARDLAPEVERLLQFRDPNIRKKQAALCTIRIIKKVPDLAENFINAAAALLKEKHHGVLITGAQLCTDMCKVSTEAHEHFRKKCLDGVVKLLRDLANSPYAPEYDISGITDPLLHIRLLRLLYVLGQGDADASDTMNDVLAQVATKTETNKNAGNAILYECVATIMNIEDNGGLRVLAVNILGRFLSSRDNNIRYVALNMLMKAISLDSQAVQRHRATILECVKDPDASIRKRALELVYLLVNESNAKPLTKELVDYLEVSDPEFKGDLTAKICSIVEKFSPEKLWYIDQMVKVLSEAGNYVKDEVWHALIVVITNAPNLHGYTVRALYKAVQKSSEQETLVRVAVWCIGEYGEMLVGNAGMLDVEDPITVTEAEAVDLVETAIKCHTSDLTTQAICLVALLKLSSRYPSCAKRINDIVLHQKGSLVLELQQRAIEFNSIIGKHGKIRSALVERMPVLDEATYSGRRAGSVPAVVSTSLGTQPKMSNGVAKPTSAPLVDLLDLSSDDVQTPSSSGGDFLHDLLGVDLSPASPVSGTNNKAPKNGTDALLDLLSVGAPTAQSSSSMLDMLSSEQDNKRSEGLLDNFASLSTSSAHSSSAVSSSSMMDLLDGFGTSSSVPETSGPSYPSVVAFESGSLKVTFNFSKEPGNPQTTTIEAQFVNKSPDIYSNFVFQAAVPKFLQLHLEPASGSTLPASGKGSITQKLKVSNSQHGKKSLVMRVRINYKAKDKDVLEDGQISNFPHGL from the exons ATGAACCCCTTCTCCTCCGGCACTCGCCTGAG GGATATGATTCGGGCTATACGTGCTTGCAAAACTGCTGCAGAGGAACGTGCTGTTGTTAGAAAAGAATGTGCTTCTATTCGAGCTTCTATAAGTGAAAATGACCAAGATTATATGCATCGCAATTTGGCGAAGCTCATGTTCATCCACATGCTTGGTTACCCAACACATTTTGGTCAAATGGAATGTCTAAAATTAATTGCATCTCCAGGATTCCCAGAGAAAAGAATAGGCTATCTTGGTCTAATGTTGCTCCTTGATGAAAGACAAGAAGTTTTGATGCTCGTTACAAATTCCATAAAACA AGATCTAAATCATACAAACCAATATATTGTTGGACTTGCTCTTTGTGCTTTGGGTAATATATGCTCTGCAGAAATGGCTCGTGATCTTGCACCAGAAGTCGAAAGATTGCTTCAATTCAGAGATCCTAACATCAGGAAGAAA CAGGCAGCACTATGCACAATAAGGATAATCAAGAAAGTGCCGGACCTGGCTGAGAATTTTATAAATGCTGCTGCTGCCTTACTTAAAGAAAAGCACCATGGAGTTTTAATAACTGGTGCCCAGCTTTGCACAGATATGTGTAAAGTCAGTACAGAGGCTCATGAACATTTTAGAAAG AAATGCCTAGATGGCGTGGTCAAACTTCTAAGGGATCTTGCAAACAGTCCATATGCACCCGAGTATGATATTTCTGGGATCACAGATCCTTTACTTCATATTAGATTGCTCAGGCTTTTGTATGTGTTGGGCCAAGGAGATGCTGATGCTAGCGATACTATGAATGATGTCCTTGCCCAG GTGGCTACAAAGACTGAGACAAATAAAAATGCAGGCAATGCCATACTCTATGAATGTGTTGCTACAATCATGAATATTGAAGATAATGGTGGATTACGCGTGCTTGCTGTCAATATTCTGGGAAGGTTTTTGTCCAGCCGTGACAACAATATTAG ATACGTAGCATTGAACATGCTGATGAAAGCTATTTCATTAGATAGTCAAGCAGTACAGAGGCATCGTGCAACAATTTTAGAATGTGTAAAG GATCCAGATGCTTCAATCCGTAAAAGGGCCCTGGAGCTTGTTTATCTTCTGGTAAATGAAAGCAATGCAAAGCCTTTAACCAAGGAGCTTGTTGACTATCTGGAAGTAAGTGACCCGGAATTCAAGGGAGATCTGACGGCCAAAATATGCTCAATTGTGGAGAA GTTTTCCCCTGAAAAATTGTGGTATATTGATCAGATGGTGAAGGTTCTTTCAGAG GCTGGAAACTATGTAAAGGATGAAGTTTGGCATGCACTTATTGTCGTTATTACTAATGCTCCTAACCTACATGGATATACAGTTAGAGCTCTATACAAGGCTGTTCAAAAATCAAGTGAACAG gaAACACTTGTTCGAGTTGCCGTGTGGTGCATTGGTGAATATGGGGAAATGCTGGTGGGTAATGCTGGCATGCTTGATGTCGAGGATCCCATAACT GTAACTGAGGCTGAAGCTGTGGATCTTGTAGAAACTGCAATTAAGTGCCATACTTCAGATCTCACAACACAAGCAATATGTTTAGTCGCATTGTTAAAGCTATCAAGTCGATATCCTTCCTGTGCAAA GAGGATAAATGACATTGTCCTTCATCAGAAGGGAAGCCTTGTGCTTGAGTTGCAACAAAGAGCCATTGAATTCAACTCTATTATAGGAAAGCATGGGAAAATTAG ATCTGCATTGGTGGAAAGGATGCCGGTGCTTGATGAGGCAACTTATAGTGGGAGGAGGGCTGGTTCTGTACCAGCTGTGGTTTCAACTTCATTAGGAACTCAACCGAAAATGTCAAATGGTGTTGCTAAACCCACTTCAGCTCCTCTTGTTGATTTACTTGATCTTAGCTCTGATGACGTTCAAACACCAAGCTCTTCTGGTGGAGATTTTCTTCATGATCTTCTTGGTGTTGATCTGTCTCCAGCTTCCCCAG TTTCAGGAACTAATAATAAGGCCCCAAAGAATGGAACAGATGCGTTGCTAGACCTTTTATCCGTTGGAGCTCCTACAGCACAAAGTAGTTCTTCCATGCTTGATATGTTATCATCTGAACAAGATAACAAAAGGTCTGAGGGTCTGCTAGACAATTTTGCATCCCTTTCTACATCTTCAGCACACTCTTCTTCAGCTGTATCAAGTTCTTCAATGATGGATTTGTTAGATGGATTTGGAACCAGCTCGTCTGTTCCTG AAACAAGTGGCCCATCCTATCCATCAGTTGTTGCATTTGAGAGCGGCTCGTTAAAAGTAACTTTCAACTTTTCGAAAGAGCCTGGAAATCCTCAGACCACAACAATTGAGGCTCAATTTGTGAACAAGTCTCCTGATATCTACTCTAATTTCGTATTCCAGGCTGCTGTGCCAAAG TTTCTTCAATTGCACTTGGAACCAGCTAGTGGCAGTACGCTTCCAGCAAGTGGTAAAGGATCAATCACGCAGAAGCTAAAAGTTTCAAACAGCCAGCATGGCAAG AAATCCCTGGTCATGAGGGTAAGAATAAACTACAAGGCCAAAGACAAAGATGTTTTGGAGGATGGTCAAATAAGCAATTTCCCCCATGGCCTGTAG